The Carnobacterium divergens nucleotide sequence AAATTTAAAGCTGATCCAACTGCACTCCACCAATGATTGTTAAACGTTTGTTGAACACCTTTTGGTCGTCCTGTTGTACCAGAGGTGTACATAATTGTCGTTACTTGATTTAACTCAAAAGTTAAAACTGGTTGAAAATCCGCTGGGATTAGTGTTTCTATTTGACTAAAAGAATAGGTTTGTTCTTTTGGAAAATCTTTCATTTTAGCGGAGTAAGTTGAATCGTACAATGTCATTTGGCACTTTGCATCTTTTATTTGATAACTCAGTTCGCTAGTAGTTAATCGGTTATTTAAAAAGACAATTGTCGCGCCTAATTGTTGTAAAGCTAAGATCAAGACATAGAAGGTAGCGTTATTTTTACCTAAAATAGCGATTTTCGTTGTTTTATCAATTCCTACTGTTTTTAATTTACCCGCTGTTTGCAAAACGTTTTTTTGTAATTCGCTAAAAGTCAGCGTTTTATTCTCAAAGACAAGGGCTGGTTTATGTGGGGATAACAAGACTCGCTTTGTTAACCAATTTTCCATCATTGTTTCTCCTTTCAAAAAAGAAAACTGCTAGAAATTCAACTCGAATCTTCTAACAGCTTCCTATTTTATTATCTGATAATCGATTTATGGGAATTTAGGGAATTGATCAAAATCAGGATCACGTTTTTCTAGGAATGAATTTTTACCTTCTTTTGCTTCATCAGAAGTATAATACAACAACGTAGCATCTCCTGCTAATTGTTGAATTCCTGCTAATCCATCTGTATCAGCATTCATTGCTGCTTTAATGAAACGTAAAGCCGTTGGGCTCTTCTTCAACATTTCTCTTGCCCATGCCATTGTTTCTTTTTCAACTTCAGCAACAGGGACAACGGTGTTGATCCAGCCCATTTCCAATGCTTCGTCTGCTGTGTATTGACGACACATAAACCAAACTTCTTTCGCTTTTTTGTGTCCAATCACGCGTGCTAAATAGCCAGAACCGTACCCTGCATCAAAACTTCCAACGTTAGGTCCTGTTTGTCCAAACTTAGCGTTGTCTCCAGCGATGGTTAAGTCACAAACAAGTTGTAAAACATTTCCACCACCGATTGACCAGCCTTTAACCATTGCAACCACTGGTTTTGGAATAATACGAATTAAGCGTTGTAGGTCTAATACATTTAGACGTGGAATTTCATCTTCGCCAACGTAGCCACCATTTCCACGAACACTT carries:
- the menB gene encoding 1,4-dihydroxy-2-naphthoyl-CoA synthase, which gives rise to MVENWKTIKEYSEILFEKTDHIAKITINRPQVHNAFTPKTVSEMIDAFTISREDSDIGVIILTGAGDNAFCSGGDQSVRGNGGYVGEDEIPRLNVLDLQRLIRIIPKPVVAMVKGWSIGGGNVLQLVCDLTIAGDNAKFGQTGPNVGSFDAGYGSGYLARVIGHKKAKEVWFMCRQYTADEALEMGWINTVVPVAEVEKETMAWAREMLKKSPTALRFIKAAMNADTDGLAGIQQLAGDATLLYYTSDEAKEGKNSFLEKRDPDFDQFPKFP